The following coding sequences lie in one Blastopirellula retiformator genomic window:
- a CDS encoding N-formylglutamate amidohydrolase, with the protein MDAVVLSCEHGGNHVPPKYRDSFRDAEQVLASHRGWDPGSLEVAQAFQRSTGAPLVSSTVTRLLVELNRSEGHANHFSQYTRDLPAETKRTINDQYYSPHRAAVQEAVERVRASGKRVIHLALHSFTPELDGEIRTAEIGLLYDPGRPGEKKFCAAWRTRLIALHANMRVRLNYPYLGKADGLTTSLRKKYSDAQYVGIELEVNQRLVTQDDAWQALIADLAQTFLTGVRPAVG; encoded by the coding sequence ATGGATGCGGTCGTACTTTCGTGTGAGCATGGCGGCAACCACGTGCCGCCAAAGTATCGCGATTCGTTTCGCGACGCCGAGCAAGTCTTGGCGTCGCATCGCGGTTGGGATCCCGGTTCGCTCGAGGTCGCCCAGGCGTTTCAGCGATCCACTGGCGCTCCGCTCGTCTCTTCGACCGTGACGCGGTTGCTGGTCGAGCTGAATCGCTCGGAGGGGCACGCGAATCATTTTTCGCAATACACGCGTGATCTGCCGGCCGAGACGAAACGCACGATCAACGACCAGTACTATTCCCCGCATCGGGCGGCTGTGCAGGAGGCTGTCGAGAGAGTTCGAGCGAGCGGCAAGCGGGTAATCCACCTTGCGCTGCATTCCTTTACGCCGGAACTGGACGGCGAAATCCGTACGGCCGAAATCGGATTGCTCTACGATCCTGGTCGCCCGGGGGAAAAGAAGTTTTGCGCTGCCTGGCGAACTCGCCTGATCGCGCTGCACGCAAACATGCGGGTTCGGCTGAACTATCCCTACCTGGGCAAGGCGGATGGCCTGACGACGTCACTGCGCAAGAAATACTCCGACGCCCAATACGTTGGAATCGAGCTAGAGGTCAATCAACGATTGGTGACGCAGGATGACGCGTGGCAGGCGTTGATCGCCGACTTGGCGCAGACGTTTCTAACGGGGGTTCGTCCCGCCGTGGGCTAG
- a CDS encoding PVC-type heme-binding CxxCH protein, with the protein MKIASKLFALTLFAAAITLAGVARADQKLELKKGDKIVYIGNTLAERMQYFPHFETLLQARFPDLELEVRDLGWSADEIDLRPRSKDFQDHGHNLEDHKPDVILAFFGFNESFAGPGGLKQFEKDFDKFVKETSATKYNGESAPQLVIVSPIPNEDLHRRTLPNGEANNKNIELYAAAMKKIAEANEVMFVDVYAPMKEKMAGDSDLTINTIHLNDDGYKAFGEVLDAGLFGAAPDYKCDLEKLYSEVYEKDLQFFYDYRAVNGFYIYGGRKNPFGVVNFPAEFEKLRKMTSKRDERIWAVAAGKEVPAQVDDSETGEFAKIESNVDRPISFDSPAEAMKSFKLPEGYKINLFASEEDFPELRNPVQFAFDAKGRLWVATMETYPMYLPGTPVSDKVLIFEDTDGDGKADKKIVFADGLHLPTGIELGDGGCYVAAQPNLIFLKDTDGDDKADERTYILHGFDSADSHHSLSAFTWGPGGALYFQEGTFHHTQVETPYGPERVKNAAVFRFEPLTDKFDVFVSYSFANPWGHTFDDWGQDFVADASGGANYFGTAFSGDVDYPNKHPGMKQFLKKQWRPTSGCEFVSSRNFPESAQGNYLLNNCIGFQGVLQYKMKEDGSGFAADPVEPLLQSSDLNFRPVDLQFGPDGALYIVDWYNPLVGHMQHSVRDPKRDNTHGRIWRITYEGNDLVEPAKIADASIPELLEELKTYEYRTRYRVRRELRERDAEQVNAELAKWIAGLDANDKLYEHNLLEALWVKQNLDIVDQDLLQKMLRASDPRARAAATRVLCYWRDQVEEPLALLQGQVNDENPRVRLEAVRALSFFSSQEALDIALESLAYDQDYYLEYTLGETIKTLEGRVGAAN; encoded by the coding sequence ATGAAGATTGCGTCGAAACTGTTTGCCCTGACCCTGTTCGCCGCCGCAATTACGCTGGCCGGCGTCGCGCGAGCTGATCAAAAGCTCGAACTGAAAAAAGGGGACAAGATCGTCTACATCGGCAACACGCTGGCCGAGCGGATGCAGTACTTCCCCCACTTTGAAACCTTGCTGCAGGCCCGCTTTCCCGATTTGGAACTGGAAGTGCGCGACCTTGGCTGGTCGGCGGATGAAATCGACCTTCGCCCGCGGAGTAAAGACTTTCAGGATCATGGCCACAACCTGGAAGATCACAAGCCGGACGTGATCCTGGCTTTCTTCGGCTTCAACGAATCGTTCGCGGGTCCCGGCGGATTGAAGCAGTTCGAAAAAGATTTTGACAAGTTCGTCAAAGAAACCTCGGCCACCAAGTACAACGGCGAGTCGGCCCCTCAACTGGTAATCGTTTCGCCGATCCCCAACGAAGATCTGCATCGCCGCACGTTGCCCAACGGCGAAGCGAACAACAAGAACATCGAACTGTACGCCGCCGCGATGAAGAAGATCGCCGAAGCGAACGAAGTGATGTTTGTCGATGTTTACGCACCGATGAAAGAAAAGATGGCGGGCGACAGCGACCTGACCATTAACACGATTCACCTGAATGACGACGGCTACAAGGCGTTTGGCGAAGTGCTGGACGCCGGCCTGTTTGGCGCCGCGCCCGACTACAAGTGCGACCTCGAGAAGCTGTACTCGGAAGTCTACGAAAAGGACTTGCAGTTCTTCTACGACTATCGGGCGGTCAACGGCTTCTATATTTATGGCGGTCGCAAGAATCCGTTCGGCGTCGTCAACTTCCCGGCCGAATTCGAGAAGCTCCGCAAGATGACGTCCAAGCGGGACGAACGCATTTGGGCGGTCGCGGCCGGCAAAGAAGTTCCGGCCCAGGTCGATGACTCGGAAACGGGCGAGTTCGCCAAGATCGAATCGAACGTCGATCGTCCGATCTCGTTCGACTCGCCCGCTGAAGCGATGAAGTCGTTCAAGCTGCCGGAAGGCTACAAAATCAACCTGTTCGCCTCGGAAGAGGATTTCCCGGAATTGCGTAACCCGGTTCAGTTCGCCTTTGACGCGAAGGGGCGACTGTGGGTGGCGACGATGGAAACCTACCCGATGTACCTGCCGGGAACGCCTGTTTCCGACAAGGTGCTGATCTTCGAAGACACCGATGGCGACGGCAAAGCGGACAAGAAGATCGTGTTCGCCGACGGTTTGCATCTGCCGACCGGTATCGAACTGGGCGATGGCGGCTGCTACGTGGCGGCCCAGCCGAACCTGATCTTCCTGAAAGACACCGACGGCGATGACAAGGCGGACGAAAGGACCTACATCCTGCACGGTTTTGACTCGGCCGACTCGCACCACTCGCTCAGCGCCTTCACGTGGGGCCCAGGCGGTGCGCTCTACTTCCAGGAAGGAACCTTCCACCACACGCAAGTCGAAACGCCGTACGGTCCCGAGCGGGTCAAGAACGCCGCCGTCTTCCGCTTTGAACCGCTGACCGACAAGTTCGACGTCTTCGTTTCTTACTCGTTCGCTAATCCTTGGGGACACACGTTCGACGATTGGGGACAAGACTTCGTCGCCGACGCTTCGGGCGGGGCCAACTACTTCGGCACCGCTTTTAGCGGCGACGTCGACTATCCCAACAAGCACCCGGGCATGAAGCAGTTTTTGAAGAAGCAGTGGCGTCCGACTTCGGGCTGCGAGTTCGTTTCGAGCCGCAACTTCCCCGAATCGGCCCAAGGCAACTACCTGCTGAACAACTGCATCGGCTTCCAAGGCGTGTTGCAGTACAAGATGAAAGAAGATGGCTCGGGCTTCGCCGCTGACCCGGTTGAACCGCTGCTGCAGTCGTCGGACCTCAACTTCCGCCCGGTCGATCTGCAGTTTGGTCCGGACGGCGCTTTGTACATCGTCGACTGGTACAACCCGCTGGTTGGTCACATGCAACACTCGGTTCGCGATCCGAAGCGTGACAACACGCATGGCCGCATCTGGCGAATCACCTACGAAGGAAACGACCTGGTCGAACCGGCCAAGATCGCCGACGCTTCGATTCCGGAATTGCTGGAAGAGCTGAAGACCTACGAGTACCGTACGCGTTATCGCGTTCGTCGTGAACTTCGCGAGCGTGACGCGGAACAGGTCAACGCTGAGTTGGCCAAGTGGATCGCCGGTCTCGACGCCAATGACAAGTTGTACGAACACAACCTGTTGGAAGCCCTCTGGGTGAAGCAGAACCTCGACATCGTCGATCAGGACCTGCTGCAGAAAATGCTGCGGGCGTCCGATCCGCGGGCCCGCGCTGCGGCGACTCGCGTTCTGTGCTACTGGCGCGATCAAGTTGAAGAGCCGCTGGCGCTGTTGCAAGGGCAAGTGAATGACGAGAATCCTCGCGTTCGCCTGGAAGCGGTGCGGGCTCTCAGCTTCTTCAGTTCGCAGGAAGCGCTCGACATCGCGCTAGAATCGCTCGCCTACGACCAGGACTATTACCTGGAATACACGTTGGGCGAAACGATCAAGACGCTGGAAGGCCGCGTCGGCGCTGCGAACTAG
- a CDS encoding HEAT repeat domain-containing protein, giving the protein MSFRFARLFMMASVACLLIVSSAAAQGSVDAMVKMINSGRITEQRMPQVVDMICKRANDENLAFVFQMATKPDGFPASVRPEALKALHEAAVSRNAVPAGDLSAIGELLKSDDRQTQTMAVELAGLWKVEGSLDALSTLATEEKTGAKLKKAAVASLAKIGGPQAVATLEKLTGPNQPLAVRYLGVSALVDVDVDQAAKIAGQILAGADTSTDPAVMIDAFLAQQSGPTKLGAVLAETELTPDVAKMCLRQMFAVGRSDPELVSVLSKAAGIEDDAPEMTADEIKALAAELLEKGDAHRGELLFRRADLNCFKCHALSGAGGQIGPDLSAVGGSSPADYVVTSILYPEQAVKEAYTTRTILTFDGKVYTGIVAEEDDDRVIMRQASGELATIPVDDIDAEKEGGSLMPKGLAKFLTHDEFLDLSRFIAELGKPGEYAIRTQPTIQRWRLLKETPPNLAEEVPTIGQLEEEIIQAPEDAWTPAYAMTAGDLPLADLASDERPVYYLMAEVDVVVGGAVQVVLNETAGVRVWIGDDALPEGAPEAVELEPGKHAIYLRIDPAKFSADLLRAKVERPADSHAEYTVVGGA; this is encoded by the coding sequence ATGAGTTTCCGTTTCGCTCGGTTGTTTATGATGGCCAGCGTCGCCTGTTTGTTGATCGTTTCCTCGGCCGCCGCTCAAGGAAGCGTCGACGCCATGGTCAAGATGATCAACAGCGGCCGCATCACCGAGCAGCGTATGCCGCAGGTGGTCGATATGATCTGCAAGCGGGCCAACGACGAAAACCTGGCGTTCGTCTTTCAGATGGCGACCAAGCCGGACGGTTTTCCGGCCTCGGTTCGTCCCGAAGCGCTGAAGGCGCTCCATGAAGCGGCCGTTAGCCGCAATGCCGTACCGGCCGGGGATCTGTCGGCGATCGGCGAACTGCTAAAAAGCGACGATCGCCAGACGCAAACGATGGCGGTCGAACTGGCCGGTTTGTGGAAGGTGGAAGGCTCACTCGACGCCCTCTCGACGCTGGCGACCGAAGAGAAGACGGGCGCGAAGCTAAAAAAGGCGGCCGTCGCCAGTTTGGCCAAAATTGGCGGTCCCCAAGCGGTCGCCACGCTCGAAAAGCTAACTGGCCCGAATCAACCGCTGGCTGTTCGCTATCTGGGCGTATCGGCGCTGGTTGACGTTGATGTCGATCAAGCGGCGAAGATCGCCGGACAAATCTTGGCCGGCGCCGACACTTCGACGGATCCGGCGGTCATGATCGACGCCTTTCTCGCCCAGCAATCGGGGCCGACGAAGTTAGGCGCCGTCCTCGCCGAAACCGAGTTGACGCCGGACGTTGCCAAAATGTGCTTGCGACAGATGTTCGCGGTGGGGCGGAGCGATCCAGAATTGGTCTCGGTCTTGTCGAAGGCGGCCGGCATCGAAGATGACGCTCCTGAGATGACGGCCGACGAAATCAAAGCTCTAGCGGCCGAATTGCTCGAAAAAGGGGACGCCCATCGGGGCGAGTTGCTCTTTCGTCGAGCCGACTTGAACTGCTTCAAATGTCATGCGCTAAGCGGCGCCGGTGGACAGATCGGGCCCGACCTAAGTGCGGTCGGCGGCAGTAGCCCAGCCGACTACGTGGTCACCTCGATTCTGTATCCCGAACAAGCGGTCAAAGAAGCCTACACGACGCGCACTATTCTGACGTTTGATGGTAAGGTCTATACCGGCATTGTCGCCGAAGAGGATGACGACCGCGTCATCATGCGGCAGGCCAGTGGCGAGTTGGCGACCATTCCGGTCGACGATATCGACGCCGAAAAAGAAGGGGGCTCGCTGATGCCGAAAGGTTTAGCGAAGTTCCTGACCCATGACGAGTTTCTCGATCTGTCGCGGTTCATCGCCGAATTGGGCAAGCCGGGCGAGTACGCCATTCGGACCCAGCCGACGATCCAGCGTTGGCGGCTGCTGAAAGAAACTCCGCCCAACCTGGCCGAAGAAGTCCCGACGATCGGTCAGTTGGAAGAAGAAATCATTCAGGCCCCCGAAGATGCTTGGACGCCTGCCTATGCGATGACGGCGGGCGACTTGCCGTTGGCCGACTTGGCCTCGGACGAGCGACCGGTCTACTACCTGATGGCCGAAGTCGACGTGGTCGTCGGCGGCGCGGTGCAGGTGGTTTTGAACGAAACGGCGGGAGTTCGCGTTTGGATCGGTGATGACGCCTTGCCGGAAGGAGCGCCTGAGGCGGTAGAATTGGAGCCTGGCAAACACGCCATCTATTTGCGAATCGATCCGGCGAAGTTCTCGGCCGATTTGCTGCGGGCCAAGGTCGAACGTCCGGCCGACTCGCACGCTGAATATACGGTGGTTGGCGGGGCCTAA